The proteins below are encoded in one region of Triticum aestivum cultivar Chinese Spring chromosome 1B, IWGSC CS RefSeq v2.1, whole genome shotgun sequence:
- the LOC123096526 gene encoding putative leucine-rich repeat receptor-like protein kinase At2g19210, producing the protein MAARWLLLLLLGLVGGGSVFNVHGQVDNLGFISIDCGLPESAAGYIDNATKISYASDAVFTDAGTNHNLSAEYMSAPMGKSWYTVRSFTSAAGERNCYTLGSLVVGLKYLIRAKFKYGNYDGLNRPPIFDLHVGINYWQTVNISDADTPEIYEIITVVPDDYVQVCLVNTGAGTPFISSLDLRPLKNKLYPQADGSQGLVLVARANFGAGDTTLVRYPDDPHDRIWMPYNKPKWSVISTTRNVQNVDKDLFEAPSALMQTAITPINSSSPIDFTWDAQSTTNDPVPGYVCILYIAELQHLPNNVTRQFYVTLNGKLWYAETHGAYTPQYLYTNAIYNPKPDYASHQYNISLDATDNSTLPPIINAAEIYSVISTTRIATRAQEIPAISTIRDKYQVKKNWMGDPCMPNNFAWKGLRCSYAVSSPPIIIGLNLSSSGLSGNISSSFASLKGLQYLDLSGNNLTGSIPDALSQLSSLKLLDLTGNQLSGSIPSGLLRRTQDESLTLRYGNNTNLCSNGNSCQPPKKTSSSMVAVYVAIPIFLVLMVVLLAVLLLCMRRRKQGTTTNSVRPQNEAINNNGHTSLRLENRRFTYNELEAITNGFQRVVGRGGFGKVYDGFLEDGTQVAVKLRSESSNQGVQEFLAEAQTLAKIHHKNLVSLFGYCKEREYMALVYEYMSEGALDEHLRGRENSRRTLTWRQRLLIAMESAQGLEYLHKGCNPPLIHRDVKTSNILLNAKLEAKIADFGLLKAFNNDCDTHVSTARVIGTPGYLDPEYNATFQLTNKSDVFSFGVVLLEIVTGKPPLLNNPESMSIIHWTRQRLARGNIEDVVDTRMHDDHDVNGVWKVADTALKCTAQAAEQRPSMTEVVALLHECLELEAAHNHMNAGFYTAGSGGNADGYSGYDTGMSTDVSQSSSAFEMEYLGRVPTMSTGPAVR; encoded by the exons ATGGCGGCCCGGTggctgttgttgcttcttcttgGCCTCGTCGGTGGCGGAAGTGTTTTTAATGTCCATGGCCAAGTCGATAACTTAG GTTTCATAAGCATCGACTGCGGCCTGCCGGAGAGTGCCGCCGGCTACATCGACAACGCCACCAAGATCTCGTACGCATCGGACGCTGTCTTCACCGACGCCGGCACTAACCACAACCTGTCGGCCGAGTACATGTCGGCACCCATGGGCAAGAGCTGGTACACAGTGCGGAGCTTCACCTCTGCCGCCGGCGAGCGCAACTGCTACACGCTTGGCTCCCTCGTAGTAGGGCTCAAGTACCTCATCCGCGCCAAGTTCAAGTACGGAAACTATGACGGGCTCAACAGGCCGCCTATCTTCGACCTCCACGTCGGCATCAACTATTGGCAGACCGTCAACATATCGGACGCCGACACGCCAGAGATCTACGAGATTATCACCGTTGTCCCCGACGACTATGTGCAGGTGTGCCTGGTGAACACCGGCGCAGGGACGCCCTTTATATCCAGCCTGGATCTGAGGCCGCTCAAGAACAAGCTGTACCCGCAAGCAGACGGGTCACAGGGACTGGTTCTTGTCGCCAGGGCCAACTTTGGCGCAGGCGATACTACACTCGTCAG GTACCCTGATGATCCGCACGACCGTATATGGATGCCGTACAACAAGCCCAAGTGGTCGGTGATCTCAACGACCAGAAATGTGCAGAACGTCGACAAGGACTTGTTCGAGGCGCCGTCCGCCCTGATGCAGACTGCCATCACGCCCATCAACTCCTCTAGCCCCATCGACTTCACATGGGATGCCCAATCCACCACCAACGATCCAGTGCCTGG GTACGTCTGCATTCTCTACATTGCAGAGCTACAGCACCTTCCCAACAACGTCACCCGCCAGTTCTACGTCACTCTCAACGGCAAGCTCTGGTACGCGGAAACGCACGGTGCCTACACGCCGCAGTACCTCTACACCAACGCCATCTACAACCCCAAACCTGACTATGCCTCCCACCAATACAACATCTCACTAGACGCCACCGATAATTCGACTCTTCCACCGATCATCAATGCGGCCGAAATCTACTCTGTCATCTCCACAACCCGCATAGCCACGAGGGCTCAGGAAA TTCCTGCCATATCGACGATCAGAGACAAGTACCAAGTGAAGAAGAACTGGATGGGTGATCCATGCATGCCCAATAATTTCGCTTGGAAAGGATTGCGCTGTAGCTATGCTGTTTCTAGCCCACCAATCATCATAGGCCT GAATTTATCTTCGAGTGGTCTGAGTGGCAACATCTCATCTTCATTTGCTAGTCTAAAAGGTTTACAATACTT AGATTTGTCAGGCAACAATCTGACGGGCTCCATTCCAGACGCTCTTTCCCAATTGTCCTCACTCAAACTTCT AGATTTGACAGGTAATCAGCTCAGTGGATCAATTCCTTCTGGACTTCTTAGAAGAACCCAAGATGAGTCCTTAACACTTAG ATATGGTAATAATACAAATCTCTGCAGTAACGGAAACTCCTGTCAGCCTCCCAAAAAGACGAGCAGCTCTATGGTTGCTGTCTATGTTGCAATTCCTATATTTCTGGTACTTATGGTTGTGCTTCTCGCCGTACTACTCCTTTGCATGCGAAGGAGAAAGCAAG GAACAACAACCAATAGTGTAAGGCCGCAAAACGAGGCAATTAACAACAATGGACACACCTCACTGCGACTCGAGAATCGCAGATTCACGTACAATGAATTGGAGGCCATCACGAACGGCTTCCAGCGAGTGGTCGGCCGAGGAGGGTTTGGGAAAGTCTATGATGGTTTCTTGGAGGATGGCACCCAAGTGGCTGTCAAATTGCGGTCAGAATCATCCAACCAAGGTGTACAAGAATTTTTGGCAGAG GCTCAGACCTTGGCTAAGATTCATCACAAGAATCTTGTGTCCCTGTTTGGGTACTGCAAGGAGAGGGAGTACATGGCTCTTGTATATGAGTACATGTCTGAAGGAGCCCTAGACGAACATCTTAGAG GGAGAGAAAACAGCAGAAGAACTTTAACCTGGAGACAAAGACTTCTTATCGCCATGGAATCAGCACAAG GGCTTGAGTATTTGCACAAGGGGTGCAATCCGCCCCTCATTCACAGGGACGTGAAGACATCCAACATTCTGCTGAATGCAAAGTTGGAGGCCAAAATCGCTGATTTTGGCCTGCTCAAGGCTTTCAATAACGACTGTGATACCCACGTGTCCACGGCTAGGGTGATTGGGACACCCGGTTACCTTGATCCTGA GTACAACGCTACGTTTCAGTTGACCAACAAGAGTGACGTGTTCAGCTTCGGTGTAGTGCTACTTGAGATAGTCACGGGGAAACCACCCCTCCTGAACAATCCAGAGTCAATGAGCATCATCCACTGGACACGTCAGCGCCTTGCCCGTGGCAATATTGAGGATGTAGTGGACACACGCATGCACGACGACCATGATGTCAACGGCGTATGGAAAGTCGCTGACACTGCACTCAAGTGCACTGCCCAGGCGGCGGAGCAGCGACCCTCAATGACCGAGGTGGTGGCGTTGTTGCATGAGTGCCTTGAGCTTGAGGCTGCGCATAACCACATGAATGCAGGGTTCTACACAGCTGGTAGTGGTGGTAACGCGGATGGCTACAGTGGATACGACACTGGCATGTCGACTGATGTGAGTCAAAGCAGCTCTGCATTTGAGATGGAATATTTGGGCAGAGTACCAACAATGTCTACAGGTCCAGCGGTGAGGTGA